From one Corticium candelabrum unplaced genomic scaffold, ooCorCand1.1 SCAFFOLD_74, whole genome shotgun sequence genomic stretch:
- the LOC134197918 gene encoding uncharacterized protein LOC134197918 yields the protein MQQFVDFTEEYNKVYESGKERNLRAAIFHSNLEKIRNLNKADRFSPFGINKFADMSDDEFESIFLMSDDRHNVNNSSTLETDNVDKRSIADHVDWTGPIPKCFDWRDRHPPVVTKVKNQGSCGSCWAFAAVAQMESVWAIQGHHPLVELSTQQVVSCSNGDCNGGFHNIAIEYVLRAGGLAKESDYKYESGSDDVTRSCCFYPSTIHARFSGLVKIGKSSATAEDEYDMMMYLYRHGPIAVDFNSQNLRFYRDSPKILSFCGGNHRTTTHVVVLTGFGVSDSGTPFWIARNSWGDSWGDGGYFLIERNVNMCGIAERAYAAYITP from the coding sequence ATGCAGCAGTTTGTTGATTTTACCGAAGAGTATAACAAAGTTTACGAGTCTGGAAAAGAGAGAAATCTCAGAGCAGCAATATTTCATTCCAACTTGGAAAAGATAAGAAATCTAAATAAAGCAGACAGATTTTCTCCTTTTGGAATTAACAAGTTTGCTGATATGTCAGACGACGAGTTTGAATCAATTTTTTTAATGTCTGACGATAGACACAATGTTAATAATAGCTCAACACTAGAAACAGATAATGTAGACAAACGTTCCATTGCGGACCACGTGGATTGGACTGGTCCAATTCCTAAATGTTTCGATTGGAGAGATCGGCATCCACCTGTCGTTACCAAAGTCAAAAATCAAGGTAGCTGTGGTTCATGTTGGGCATTTGCTGCAGTTGCTCAGATGGAAAGTGTATGGGCCATACAAGGGCATCATCCACTAGTCGAACTGTCTACTCAGCAAGTAGTATCATGCAGCAACGGCGATTGTAATGGTGGCTTCCATAATATTGCAATAGAATACGTTTTACGAGCTGGTGGTTTAGCAAAGGAAAGTGATTATAAATACGAATCAGGATCAGACGACGTTACAAGGAGCTGCTGTTTTTATCCCAGCACAATTCACGCTCGTTTTTCAGGTTTGGTTAAAATTGGAAAATCGAGTGCCACTGCAGAAGATGAATACGACATGATGATGTATCTGTACAGGCACGGCCCAATAGCCGTCGATTTCAACTCACAAAATCTGAGGTTCTATCGTGATTCACCCAAAATATTAAGTTTTTGTGGAGGCAATCATAGGACGACTACTCATGTTGTTGTACTCACTGGGTTTGGAGTCAGCGATAGCGGCACACCATTTTGGATTGCAAGAAATTCTTGGGGAGACAGCTGGGGCGATGGCGGTTACTTCCTTATCGAACGTAACGTCAACATGTGTGGAATCGCTGAAAGAGCGTATGCAGCTTACATTACACCGTAA